The Glycine soja cultivar W05 chromosome 8, ASM419377v2, whole genome shotgun sequence genome has a window encoding:
- the LOC114421285 gene encoding ADP,ATP carrier protein ER-ANT1-like isoform X1, producing MVKSTYEKFSKDFVMGGVAAIISKSAAAPIERVKLLLQNQGEMIKRGQLKKPYLGVSDGFKRVFMEEGLIAFWRGHQANIIRYFPTQAFNFAFKGYFKSIFGYSKERDGYIKWFAGNVASGSAAGATTSLLLYHLDYARTRLGTDAIECRVTSQRQFKGLIDVYRKTLSSDGIAGLYRGFGISIWGITLYRGMYFGIYDTMKPIVLVGPFESNVGLLIYFLQGKFLASFLLGWSITTFSGVCAYPFDTLRRRMMLTSGHPNKYCTAIHAFQEIVRQEGFRALFRGVTANMLLGMAGAGVLAGYDQLNRISSRHSHYNETNQRVLK from the exons ATGGTAAAATCAACATATGAGAAATTTTCAAAGGACTTTGTGATGGGGGGAGTAGCAGCAATCATATCAAAGAGTGCAGCGGCACCAATTGAGAGAGTGAAGCTTTTATTGCAAAACCAAGGTGAAATGATTAAAAGAGGACAGCTCAAAAAACCATACTTGGGTGTGTCTGATGGCTTTAAGAGGGTCTTCATGGAAGAGGGTTTGATTGCCTTTTGGAGAGGACACCAGGCCAATATTATCCGATATTTCCCCACACAA GCTTTCAATTTTGCATTCAAAGGTTACTTCAAAAGCATTTTTGGGTATTCCAAAGAGAGAGACGGGTACATTAAGTGGTTTGCTGGGAATGTGGCTTCAGGCAGTGCTGCAGGAGCGACTACATCACTACTTCTGTATCATTTAGATTATGCACGTACTAGGTTGGGCACCGATGCAATAGAGTGCCGTGTTACCAGTCAACGCCAGTTTAAAGGACTAATTGATGTATACCGGAAGACCTTATCAAGTGATGGAATTGCTGGCTTGTACAGGGGATTTGGGATTTCAATATGGGGAATCACCTTGTATCGAGGGATGTACTTTGGGATCTATGACACCATGAAGCCTATTGTTTTAGTTGGGCCTTTTGAG TCCAATGTGGGTCTCTTGATTTATTTTCTGCAGGGGAAGTTTCTTGCTAGTTTCTTATTAGGTTGGAGCATCACAACTTTTTCAGGGGTTTGTGCATACCCTTTCGACACATTGCGCCGGCGAATGATGCTCACCTCTGGGCATCCAAACAAGTACTGTACTGCAATACATGCATTTCAAGAGATTGTTCGACAGGAGGGTTTCCGAGCTCTATTTCGAGGAGTTACCGCAAATATGCTTCTTGGCATGGCAGGAGCTGGGGTGCTTGCTGGATACGATCAGCTGAACCGTATCTCATCTAGACACAGTCACTATAATGAGACAAACCAAAGAGTTCTGAAATGA
- the LOC114421284 gene encoding tubulin beta chain-like gives MTNRLLIHSKQASAAVTVEKRVNFAPHPSQNMREILHIQGGQCGNQIGTKFWEVVCDEHGIDTTGQYVGNSELQLERVNVYYNEGSNGRYVPRAVLMDLEPGTMDAARTGPYGQIFRPDNFVFGQSGAGNNFAKGHYTEGAELIDSVLDVVRKEVENCDCLQGFQVCHSLGGGTGSGMGTLLISKIREEYPDRMMLTFSVFPSPKVSDTVVEPYNATLSVHQLVENADECMVLDNEALYDICFRTLKLATPSFGDLNHLISATMSGVTCCLRFPGQLNSDLRKLAVNLIPFPRLHFFMVGFAPLTSRGSQNYRALSVPELTQQMWDAKNMMCAADPRHGRYLTASAVFRGKMSTKEVDEQMLSVQNKNSSYFVEWIPNNVKSSVCDIPPRGLSMASTFVGNSTSIQEMFRRVSEQFTAMFRRKAFLHWYTGEGMDEMEFTEAESNMNDLVAEYQQYQDAAADEDGDSEEEDEGAES, from the exons atgactaatcgTTTGCTTATTCATTCCAAGCAAGCCAGTGCTGCAGTGACAGTTGAAAAAAGAGTTAATTTTGCCCCTCATCCAAGCCAGAATATGCGTGAGATTCTTCACATTCAGGGAGGGCAATGCGGGAACCAAATAGGAACAAAGTTCTGGGAAGTGGTGTGTGATGAGCATGGGATTGATACCACAGGGCAGTACGTAGGCAACTCCGAACTTCAGCTTGAAAGAGTGAATGTTTATTACAATGAGGGAAGCAATGGACGTTACGTGCCACGGGCAGTGCTGATGGACCTTGAGCCTGGCACCATGGATGCTGCCCGCACCGGCCCTTATGGCCAGATTTTCCGGCCGGACAACTTTGTTTTCGGTCAGTCGGGCGCCGGAAACAACTTTGCAAAGGGCCATTACACTGAGGGTGCTGAGCTTATTGACTCCGTCCTTGATGTTGTTAGGAAGGAGGTTGAGAATTGTGACTGCTTGCAAG GATTTCAAGTGTGCCACTCCTTGGGTGGGGGAACGGGTTCTGGAATGGGAACTCTGCTGATTTCGAAGATCAGAGAGGAATACCCTGATCGAATGATGCTCACATTCTCTGTGTTTCCATCTCCAAAGGTGTCAGACACGGTTGTTGAGCCTTATAATGCTACACTTTCTGTTCACCAGTTGGTGGAGAATGCTGATGAGTGTATGGTCCTTGATAATGAAGCGCTATATGACATCTGCTTCAGGACCCTCAAGCTCGCTACGCCTAGCT TTGGAGACTTGAATCATTTGATATCAGCAACAATGAGTGGAGTTACTTGTTGCTTAAGATTCCCGGGTCAGCTCAACTCAGACTTAAGGAAGCTAGCAGTGAACTTGATCCCATTTCCAAGACTCCACTTTTTCATGGTGGGTTTTGCTCCCCTAACTTCTCGAGGATCACAGAACTACCGCGCACTTTCTGTCCCGGAACTGACACAACAGATGTGGGATGCCAAGAACATGATGTGTGCAGCTGATCCACGCCACGGTCGTTACTTGACAGCCTCAGCAGTGTTCAGAGGCAAAATGAGCACAAAAGAGGTGGATGAACAGATGTTAAGCGTGCAGAACAAGAACTCTTCCTACTTTGTTGAGTGGATTCCCAACAATGTCAAGTCTAGCGTCTGTGACATCCCTCCCAGAGGCCTTTCCATGGCTTCAACTTTTGTCGGTAACTCAACTTCTATACAGGAGATGTTCAGAAGAGTGAGTGAGCAGTTCACAGCCATGTTCAGAAGGAAAGCCTTCTTGCACTGGTACACGGGAGAAGGAATGGATGAGATGGAGTTTACTGAAGCAGAGAGTAACATGAATGATCTTGTAGCTGAGTATCAACAGTACCAGGATGCGGCGGCTGATGAAGATGGTGATtctgaagaagaagatgagggtGCTGAGAGCTGA
- the LOC114421285 gene encoding ADP,ATP carrier protein ER-ANT1-like isoform X2, with translation MVKSTYEKFSKDFVMGGVAAIISKSAAAPIERVKLLLQNQGEMIKRGQLKKPYLGVSDGFKRVFMEEGLIAFWRGHQANIIRYFPTQAFNFAFKGYFKSIFGYSKERDGYIKWFAGNVASGSAAGATTSLLLYHLDYARTRLGTDAIECRVTSQRQFKGLIDVYRKTLSSDGIAGLYRGFGISIWGITLYRGMYFGIYDTMKPIVLVGPFEGKFLASFLLGWSITTFSGVCAYPFDTLRRRMMLTSGHPNKYCTAIHAFQEIVRQEGFRALFRGVTANMLLGMAGAGVLAGYDQLNRISSRHSHYNETNQRVLK, from the exons ATGGTAAAATCAACATATGAGAAATTTTCAAAGGACTTTGTGATGGGGGGAGTAGCAGCAATCATATCAAAGAGTGCAGCGGCACCAATTGAGAGAGTGAAGCTTTTATTGCAAAACCAAGGTGAAATGATTAAAAGAGGACAGCTCAAAAAACCATACTTGGGTGTGTCTGATGGCTTTAAGAGGGTCTTCATGGAAGAGGGTTTGATTGCCTTTTGGAGAGGACACCAGGCCAATATTATCCGATATTTCCCCACACAA GCTTTCAATTTTGCATTCAAAGGTTACTTCAAAAGCATTTTTGGGTATTCCAAAGAGAGAGACGGGTACATTAAGTGGTTTGCTGGGAATGTGGCTTCAGGCAGTGCTGCAGGAGCGACTACATCACTACTTCTGTATCATTTAGATTATGCACGTACTAGGTTGGGCACCGATGCAATAGAGTGCCGTGTTACCAGTCAACGCCAGTTTAAAGGACTAATTGATGTATACCGGAAGACCTTATCAAGTGATGGAATTGCTGGCTTGTACAGGGGATTTGGGATTTCAATATGGGGAATCACCTTGTATCGAGGGATGTACTTTGGGATCTATGACACCATGAAGCCTATTGTTTTAGTTGGGCCTTTTGAG GGGAAGTTTCTTGCTAGTTTCTTATTAGGTTGGAGCATCACAACTTTTTCAGGGGTTTGTGCATACCCTTTCGACACATTGCGCCGGCGAATGATGCTCACCTCTGGGCATCCAAACAAGTACTGTACTGCAATACATGCATTTCAAGAGATTGTTCGACAGGAGGGTTTCCGAGCTCTATTTCGAGGAGTTACCGCAAATATGCTTCTTGGCATGGCAGGAGCTGGGGTGCTTGCTGGATACGATCAGCTGAACCGTATCTCATCTAGACACAGTCACTATAATGAGACAAACCAAAGAGTTCTGAAATGA